One Anolis carolinensis isolate JA03-04 chromosome 4, rAnoCar3.1.pri, whole genome shotgun sequence DNA window includes the following coding sequences:
- the aknad1 gene encoding protein AKNAD1 isoform X1 yields MTNTLFDVLYPEDNTDDEQEDLPYDGDLQNRYQYNYVSQNLEEFPSVENASQSALTLTSSQMSYCSQEKSDTKTQLPQKKISLESLSRKNDIEFTMTARKELLTWDAISSGRNQHISNSKISKVLLRHFPKEELASSCNLIDSETIPEISFTESFDETIQNKTKSSGNARIFLSREEENNLEQKITCESVKKSFIQVEKFTIKDSINAPDGRKDLKENNSQLVTQKEDTISEELGGTSIPKDEYQEQKYLMEINGSSQNKKYSQHQVHYQLPDFSKIAPKIKIPKEKSNNKPNPIIKRAKTSPNLLGKSAVVKDILEAMNSLESVAAKNEEEEMRIAELDQHLEMLTKHAEAQNHIDHLRFNAKKLPSSNSHRTNFDIKGQGTGINSELSTIPPVTVPVKPMLSFSESPLADLQTGGMVSPLADARKPSPMNPFLLQKVTEERKLSEMLKEQTEEMKAKVETFSKCMTEGVLPAEERHQLLKLLKGQLDQLEQNYLTTKEKHCSLRLQSYKYSSPSIVEFDPDRKVEGEIFKLGMLLEGIGENIDKTCNHHSSTFVTSPSFTSPKSVSYSYSNCSESPVVSRSSHSPEKTAMEVNIKNEKYGENRSDHMEEKRYQQPSQGSGGHLFQPQNLSYWEMKSPPSANPCSTNHPESAPVGPSRSKEQGRPTYPTYPSNQFLEELGNSSKEHNIIIHPRLKIQLSSRPTCSCSSNRNKKEDYRKTDRGKSDCEQFSIFLEGKAADFNSSDSDSEEISFCSRLSSSTEEERIQNHGSITVGSNKPNQASSQKADTSFQRIYYKEPEQFIDRLWDRHNLHVPQTTYSKMQDTIIISPQYLGRRDMYGRRLTSPERNRHTSAAVLSSTLDGIIETANSLKRTSEHMMQVISEDLTKANIQTSSRVTRSQHSI; encoded by the exons ATGACTAATACGTTATTTGATGTGCTTTACCCTGAAGACAATACTGATGATGAGCAAGAAGATTTGCCTTATGATGGGGATCtacaaaatagatatcaatacAATTATGTTTCTCAAAACTTGGAAGAGTTTCCTTCTGTGGAAAATGCCTCTCAAAGTGCTTTGACCTTGACATCTTCCCAAATGAGCTATTGTTCACAAGAAAAATCAGATACCAAAACGCAACTGCCTCAGAAGAAAATCAGTCTTGAATCTCTTTCAAGGAAAAATGACATTGAATTTACTATGACAGCAAGAAAAGAATTACTAACTTGGGATGCTATTAGTTCAGGAAGAAATCAACACATCTCTAACTCCAAAATCTCAAAAGTCCTTTTGCGTCATTTTCCCAAAGAGGAATTAGCAAGTTCCTGTAATTTAATTGATTCAGAAACAATACCGGAAATATCATTTACTGAAAGTTTTGATGAAACTATCCAAAATAAAACTAAGAGTTCAGGAAATGCGAGAATATTTTTGtcaagggaagaagaaaataatCTTGAACAAAAAATAACGTGTGAATCAGTTAAAAAAAGTTTCATCCAAGTTGAGAAGTTTACAATAAAGGATAGCATTAATGCCCCTGATGGGAGAAAAGACCTCAAAGAAAATAATTCACAATTAGTAACCCAGAAAGAAGATACAATCAGTGAAGAGTTAGGTGGTACCTCAATCCCAAAAGATGAATATCAAGAACAAAAATACTTAATGGAAATAAATGGATCTtctcaaaataaaaaatacagtcaACATCAGGTTCATTACCAACTTCCTGATTTCTCTAAGATTGCTCCtaagattaaaatacccaaagaAAAAAGTAACAACAAACCAAATCCCATAATTAAAAGAGCTAAAACTTCCCCAAATTTGCTTGGTAAATCAGCAGTTGTGAAAGACATTCTAGAAGCAATGAATTCTTTGGAATCTGTTGCAGCCAAGAATGAAGAAGAGGAAATGAGAATAGCTGAACTTGACCAACATTTAGAG ATGCTGACCAAACATGCTGAAGCTCAGAATCATATTGATCACCTTAGGTTTAATGCTAAG AAACTTCCAAGCTCAAATTCTCATAGAACAAACTTTGATATTAAAGGACAAGGCACTGGAATAAATTCTGAGCTGTCAACAATTCCACCTGTAACTGTTCCTGTGAAGCCCATGCTCAGTTTCTCAGAATCACCTCTTGCAG ACTTGCAGACTGGGGGAATGGTCTCACCCTTAGCTGATGCAAGAAAACCATCACCCATGAATCCTTTTTTGTTGCAAAAAGTAACAGAAGAAAGAAAGCTTTCTGAAATGTTAAAAGAACAGACAGAAGAGATGAAAGCAAAA GTGGAAACATTTTCTAAATGTATGACAGAAGGTGTATTGCCAGCAGAGGAACGCCATCAG CTTTTAAAGCTTTTAAAAGGGCAACTGGACCAACTGGAACAGAATTACTTAACCACAAAGGAGAAGCATTGTTCTCTACGACTTCAAAGCTATAAGTATTCCTCACCCAGCATTGTAGAATTTGATCCTGACAg GAAAGTAGAAGGAGAAATATTTAAGCTTGGAATGCTGCTCGAAGGTATCGGAGAGAATATTGATAAGACATGCAATCACCATTCCTCAACATTTGTAACATCACCTTCATTCACATCTCCCAAATCTGTATCTTATTCTTATTCAAACTGTTCTGAG AGTCCTGTCGTTTCCAGAAGTAGTCACTCTCCAGAAAAGACTGCTATggaagtaaatattaaaaatgagaaatatgGAGAGAATAGAAGTGATCATATGGAGGAGAAGAGATATCAGCAACCTAGTCAAGGTAGTGGAGGGCATCTCTTCCAGCCACA AAATTTAAGTTACTGGGAAATGAAATCTCCACCTTCAGCCAATCCCTGCAGTACAAACCATCCTGAATCTGCTCCAGTTGGTCCCAGCAGATCAAAAGAACAAG GACGTCCCACTTATCCCACTTATCCTTCAAATCAGTTTCTTGAAGAGTTGGGAAATTCGTCAAAggaacataatattattatacaccCTAGACTGAAAATACAGTTATCAAGTAGACCAACGTGTTCCTGTTCTTCCAATAG AAATAAAAAAGAGGACTACAGGAAAACAGACAGAGGAAAATCAGATTGTGAACAGTTCTCTATCTTCTTAGAAGGGAAAGCAGCAGATTTCAATTCATCAG ATAGTGATTCAGAAGAGATTTCATTCTGTAGCCGTCTCAGTTCAAGTACTGAAGAAGAAAGGATTCAAAATCATGGCTCAATTACAGTGGGTTCAAACAAACCAAACCAAG CTTCTTCACAAAAGGCAGATACCAGCTTTCAAAGAATTTATTATAAAGAACCAGAACAGTTTATAGACAGACTTTGGGACAG GCACAATCTACATGTTCCACAAACCACCTATTCAAAGATGCAGGACACCATTATCATTTCTCCACAGTATCTGGGTCGTAGGGATATGTATGGAAGGAGATTAACAAGTCCAGAGAGAAACAGGCACACAAGTGCTGCG GTACTCAGTTCCACTTTGGATGGCATTATCGAGACTGCAAACAGCTTGAAGAGAACTTCAGAACACATGATGCAAGTTATTTCAGAAGATTTAACCAAGGCCAACATTCAGACATCGTCACGTGTCACAAGGAGCCAGCACAGTATATGA
- the aknad1 gene encoding protein AKNAD1 isoform X2 yields the protein MTNTLFDVLYPEDNTDDEQEDLPYDGDLQNRYQYNYVSQNLEEFPSVENASQSALTLTSSQMSYCSQEKSDTKTQLPQKKISLESLSRKNDIEFTMTARKELLTWDAISSGRNQHISNSKISKVLLRHFPKEELASSCNLIDSETIPEISFTESFDETIQNKTKSSGNARIFLSREEENNLEQKITCESVKKSFIQVEKFTIKDSINAPDGRKDLKENNSQLVTQKEDTISEELGGTSIPKDEYQEQKYLMEINGSSQNKKYSQHQVHYQLPDFSKIAPKIKIPKEKSNNKPNPIIKRAKTSPNLLGKSAVVKDILEAMNSLESVAAKNEEEEMRIAELDQHLEMLTKHAEAQNHIDHLRFNAKKLPSSNSHRTNFDIKGQGTGINSELSTIPPVTVPVKPMLSFSESPLADLQTGGMVSPLADARKPSPMNPFLLQKVTEERKLSEMLKEQTEEMKAKVETFSKCMTEGVLPAEERHQLLKLLKGQLDQLEQNYLTTKEKHCSLRLQSYKYSSPSIVEFDPDRKVEGEIFKLGMLLEGIGENIDKTCNHHSSTFVTSPSFTSPKSVSYSYSNCSESPVVSRSSHSPEKTAMEVNIKNEKYGENRSDHMEEKRYQQPSQGSGGHLFQPQNLSYWEMKSPPSANPCSTNHPESAPVGPSRSKEQGRPTYPTYPSNQFLEELGNSSKEHNIIIHPRLKIQLSSRPTCSCSSNRNKKEDYRKTDRGKSDCEQFSIFLEGKAADFNSSDSDSEEISFCSRLSSSTEEERIQNHGSITVGSNKPNQASSQKADTSFQRIYYKEPEQFIDRLWDRHNLHVPQTTYSKMQDTIIISPQYLGRRDMYGRRLTSPERNRHTSAAIDWLNQLTPSTPDFSRSI from the exons ATGACTAATACGTTATTTGATGTGCTTTACCCTGAAGACAATACTGATGATGAGCAAGAAGATTTGCCTTATGATGGGGATCtacaaaatagatatcaatacAATTATGTTTCTCAAAACTTGGAAGAGTTTCCTTCTGTGGAAAATGCCTCTCAAAGTGCTTTGACCTTGACATCTTCCCAAATGAGCTATTGTTCACAAGAAAAATCAGATACCAAAACGCAACTGCCTCAGAAGAAAATCAGTCTTGAATCTCTTTCAAGGAAAAATGACATTGAATTTACTATGACAGCAAGAAAAGAATTACTAACTTGGGATGCTATTAGTTCAGGAAGAAATCAACACATCTCTAACTCCAAAATCTCAAAAGTCCTTTTGCGTCATTTTCCCAAAGAGGAATTAGCAAGTTCCTGTAATTTAATTGATTCAGAAACAATACCGGAAATATCATTTACTGAAAGTTTTGATGAAACTATCCAAAATAAAACTAAGAGTTCAGGAAATGCGAGAATATTTTTGtcaagggaagaagaaaataatCTTGAACAAAAAATAACGTGTGAATCAGTTAAAAAAAGTTTCATCCAAGTTGAGAAGTTTACAATAAAGGATAGCATTAATGCCCCTGATGGGAGAAAAGACCTCAAAGAAAATAATTCACAATTAGTAACCCAGAAAGAAGATACAATCAGTGAAGAGTTAGGTGGTACCTCAATCCCAAAAGATGAATATCAAGAACAAAAATACTTAATGGAAATAAATGGATCTtctcaaaataaaaaatacagtcaACATCAGGTTCATTACCAACTTCCTGATTTCTCTAAGATTGCTCCtaagattaaaatacccaaagaAAAAAGTAACAACAAACCAAATCCCATAATTAAAAGAGCTAAAACTTCCCCAAATTTGCTTGGTAAATCAGCAGTTGTGAAAGACATTCTAGAAGCAATGAATTCTTTGGAATCTGTTGCAGCCAAGAATGAAGAAGAGGAAATGAGAATAGCTGAACTTGACCAACATTTAGAG ATGCTGACCAAACATGCTGAAGCTCAGAATCATATTGATCACCTTAGGTTTAATGCTAAG AAACTTCCAAGCTCAAATTCTCATAGAACAAACTTTGATATTAAAGGACAAGGCACTGGAATAAATTCTGAGCTGTCAACAATTCCACCTGTAACTGTTCCTGTGAAGCCCATGCTCAGTTTCTCAGAATCACCTCTTGCAG ACTTGCAGACTGGGGGAATGGTCTCACCCTTAGCTGATGCAAGAAAACCATCACCCATGAATCCTTTTTTGTTGCAAAAAGTAACAGAAGAAAGAAAGCTTTCTGAAATGTTAAAAGAACAGACAGAAGAGATGAAAGCAAAA GTGGAAACATTTTCTAAATGTATGACAGAAGGTGTATTGCCAGCAGAGGAACGCCATCAG CTTTTAAAGCTTTTAAAAGGGCAACTGGACCAACTGGAACAGAATTACTTAACCACAAAGGAGAAGCATTGTTCTCTACGACTTCAAAGCTATAAGTATTCCTCACCCAGCATTGTAGAATTTGATCCTGACAg GAAAGTAGAAGGAGAAATATTTAAGCTTGGAATGCTGCTCGAAGGTATCGGAGAGAATATTGATAAGACATGCAATCACCATTCCTCAACATTTGTAACATCACCTTCATTCACATCTCCCAAATCTGTATCTTATTCTTATTCAAACTGTTCTGAG AGTCCTGTCGTTTCCAGAAGTAGTCACTCTCCAGAAAAGACTGCTATggaagtaaatattaaaaatgagaaatatgGAGAGAATAGAAGTGATCATATGGAGGAGAAGAGATATCAGCAACCTAGTCAAGGTAGTGGAGGGCATCTCTTCCAGCCACA AAATTTAAGTTACTGGGAAATGAAATCTCCACCTTCAGCCAATCCCTGCAGTACAAACCATCCTGAATCTGCTCCAGTTGGTCCCAGCAGATCAAAAGAACAAG GACGTCCCACTTATCCCACTTATCCTTCAAATCAGTTTCTTGAAGAGTTGGGAAATTCGTCAAAggaacataatattattatacaccCTAGACTGAAAATACAGTTATCAAGTAGACCAACGTGTTCCTGTTCTTCCAATAG AAATAAAAAAGAGGACTACAGGAAAACAGACAGAGGAAAATCAGATTGTGAACAGTTCTCTATCTTCTTAGAAGGGAAAGCAGCAGATTTCAATTCATCAG ATAGTGATTCAGAAGAGATTTCATTCTGTAGCCGTCTCAGTTCAAGTACTGAAGAAGAAAGGATTCAAAATCATGGCTCAATTACAGTGGGTTCAAACAAACCAAACCAAG CTTCTTCACAAAAGGCAGATACCAGCTTTCAAAGAATTTATTATAAAGAACCAGAACAGTTTATAGACAGACTTTGGGACAG GCACAATCTACATGTTCCACAAACCACCTATTCAAAGATGCAGGACACCATTATCATTTCTCCACAGTATCTGGGTCGTAGGGATATGTATGGAAGGAGATTAACAAGTCCAGAGAGAAACAGGCACACAAGTGCTGCG ATCGATTGGCTCAATCAATTGACTCCATCAACTCCTGATTTTTCAAGATCCATTTAG
- the aknad1 gene encoding protein AKNAD1 isoform X3 has translation MTNTLFDVLYPEDNTDDEQEDLPYDGDLQNRYQYNYVSQNLEEFPSVENASQSALTLTSSQMSYCSQEKSDTKTQLPQKKISLESLSRKNDIEFTMTARKELLTWDAISSGRNQHISNSKISKVLLRHFPKEELASSCNLIDSETIPEISFTESFDETIQNKTKSSGNARIFLSREEENNLEQKITCESVKKSFIQVEKFTIKDSINAPDGRKDLKENNSQLVTQKEDTISEELGGTSIPKDEYQEQKYLMEINGSSQNKKYSQHQVHYQLPDFSKIAPKIKIPKEKSNNKPNPIIKRAKTSPNLLGKSAVVKDILEAMNSLESVAAKNEEEEMRIAELDQHLEMLTKHAEAQNHIDHLRFNAKKLPSSNSHRTNFDIKGQGTGINSELSTIPPVTVPVKPMLSFSESPLADLQTGGMVSPLADARKPSPMNPFLLQKVTEERKLSEMLKEQTEEMKAKVETFSKCMTEGVLPAEERHQLLKLLKGQLDQLEQNYLTTKEKHCSLRLQSYKYSSPSIVEFDPDRKVEGEIFKLGMLLEGIGENIDKTCNHHSSTFVTSPSFTSPKSVSYSYSNCSESPVVSRSSHSPEKTAMEVNIKNEKYGENRSDHMEEKRYQQPSQGSGGHLFQPQNLSYWEMKSPPSANPCSTNHPESAPVGPSRSKEQGRPTYPTYPSNQFLEELGNSSKEHNIIIHPRLKIQLSSRPTCSCSSNRNKKEDYRKTDRGKSDCEQFSIFLEGKAADFNSSASSQKADTSFQRIYYKEPEQFIDRLWDRHNLHVPQTTYSKMQDTIIISPQYLGRRDMYGRRLTSPERNRHTSAAVLSSTLDGIIETANSLKRTSEHMMQVISEDLTKANIQTSSRVTRSQHSI, from the exons ATGACTAATACGTTATTTGATGTGCTTTACCCTGAAGACAATACTGATGATGAGCAAGAAGATTTGCCTTATGATGGGGATCtacaaaatagatatcaatacAATTATGTTTCTCAAAACTTGGAAGAGTTTCCTTCTGTGGAAAATGCCTCTCAAAGTGCTTTGACCTTGACATCTTCCCAAATGAGCTATTGTTCACAAGAAAAATCAGATACCAAAACGCAACTGCCTCAGAAGAAAATCAGTCTTGAATCTCTTTCAAGGAAAAATGACATTGAATTTACTATGACAGCAAGAAAAGAATTACTAACTTGGGATGCTATTAGTTCAGGAAGAAATCAACACATCTCTAACTCCAAAATCTCAAAAGTCCTTTTGCGTCATTTTCCCAAAGAGGAATTAGCAAGTTCCTGTAATTTAATTGATTCAGAAACAATACCGGAAATATCATTTACTGAAAGTTTTGATGAAACTATCCAAAATAAAACTAAGAGTTCAGGAAATGCGAGAATATTTTTGtcaagggaagaagaaaataatCTTGAACAAAAAATAACGTGTGAATCAGTTAAAAAAAGTTTCATCCAAGTTGAGAAGTTTACAATAAAGGATAGCATTAATGCCCCTGATGGGAGAAAAGACCTCAAAGAAAATAATTCACAATTAGTAACCCAGAAAGAAGATACAATCAGTGAAGAGTTAGGTGGTACCTCAATCCCAAAAGATGAATATCAAGAACAAAAATACTTAATGGAAATAAATGGATCTtctcaaaataaaaaatacagtcaACATCAGGTTCATTACCAACTTCCTGATTTCTCTAAGATTGCTCCtaagattaaaatacccaaagaAAAAAGTAACAACAAACCAAATCCCATAATTAAAAGAGCTAAAACTTCCCCAAATTTGCTTGGTAAATCAGCAGTTGTGAAAGACATTCTAGAAGCAATGAATTCTTTGGAATCTGTTGCAGCCAAGAATGAAGAAGAGGAAATGAGAATAGCTGAACTTGACCAACATTTAGAG ATGCTGACCAAACATGCTGAAGCTCAGAATCATATTGATCACCTTAGGTTTAATGCTAAG AAACTTCCAAGCTCAAATTCTCATAGAACAAACTTTGATATTAAAGGACAAGGCACTGGAATAAATTCTGAGCTGTCAACAATTCCACCTGTAACTGTTCCTGTGAAGCCCATGCTCAGTTTCTCAGAATCACCTCTTGCAG ACTTGCAGACTGGGGGAATGGTCTCACCCTTAGCTGATGCAAGAAAACCATCACCCATGAATCCTTTTTTGTTGCAAAAAGTAACAGAAGAAAGAAAGCTTTCTGAAATGTTAAAAGAACAGACAGAAGAGATGAAAGCAAAA GTGGAAACATTTTCTAAATGTATGACAGAAGGTGTATTGCCAGCAGAGGAACGCCATCAG CTTTTAAAGCTTTTAAAAGGGCAACTGGACCAACTGGAACAGAATTACTTAACCACAAAGGAGAAGCATTGTTCTCTACGACTTCAAAGCTATAAGTATTCCTCACCCAGCATTGTAGAATTTGATCCTGACAg GAAAGTAGAAGGAGAAATATTTAAGCTTGGAATGCTGCTCGAAGGTATCGGAGAGAATATTGATAAGACATGCAATCACCATTCCTCAACATTTGTAACATCACCTTCATTCACATCTCCCAAATCTGTATCTTATTCTTATTCAAACTGTTCTGAG AGTCCTGTCGTTTCCAGAAGTAGTCACTCTCCAGAAAAGACTGCTATggaagtaaatattaaaaatgagaaatatgGAGAGAATAGAAGTGATCATATGGAGGAGAAGAGATATCAGCAACCTAGTCAAGGTAGTGGAGGGCATCTCTTCCAGCCACA AAATTTAAGTTACTGGGAAATGAAATCTCCACCTTCAGCCAATCCCTGCAGTACAAACCATCCTGAATCTGCTCCAGTTGGTCCCAGCAGATCAAAAGAACAAG GACGTCCCACTTATCCCACTTATCCTTCAAATCAGTTTCTTGAAGAGTTGGGAAATTCGTCAAAggaacataatattattatacaccCTAGACTGAAAATACAGTTATCAAGTAGACCAACGTGTTCCTGTTCTTCCAATAG AAATAAAAAAGAGGACTACAGGAAAACAGACAGAGGAAAATCAGATTGTGAACAGTTCTCTATCTTCTTAGAAGGGAAAGCAGCAGATTTCAATTCATCAG CTTCTTCACAAAAGGCAGATACCAGCTTTCAAAGAATTTATTATAAAGAACCAGAACAGTTTATAGACAGACTTTGGGACAG GCACAATCTACATGTTCCACAAACCACCTATTCAAAGATGCAGGACACCATTATCATTTCTCCACAGTATCTGGGTCGTAGGGATATGTATGGAAGGAGATTAACAAGTCCAGAGAGAAACAGGCACACAAGTGCTGCG GTACTCAGTTCCACTTTGGATGGCATTATCGAGACTGCAAACAGCTTGAAGAGAACTTCAGAACACATGATGCAAGTTATTTCAGAAGATTTAACCAAGGCCAACATTCAGACATCGTCACGTGTCACAAGGAGCCAGCACAGTATATGA
- the aknad1 gene encoding protein AKNAD1 isoform X4: MLTKHAEAQNHIDHLRFNAKKLPSSNSHRTNFDIKGQGTGINSELSTIPPVTVPVKPMLSFSESPLADLQTGGMVSPLADARKPSPMNPFLLQKVTEERKLSEMLKEQTEEMKAKVETFSKCMTEGVLPAEERHQLLKLLKGQLDQLEQNYLTTKEKHCSLRLQSYKYSSPSIVEFDPDRKVEGEIFKLGMLLEGIGENIDKTCNHHSSTFVTSPSFTSPKSVSYSYSNCSESPVVSRSSHSPEKTAMEVNIKNEKYGENRSDHMEEKRYQQPSQGSGGHLFQPQNLSYWEMKSPPSANPCSTNHPESAPVGPSRSKEQGRPTYPTYPSNQFLEELGNSSKEHNIIIHPRLKIQLSSRPTCSCSSNRNKKEDYRKTDRGKSDCEQFSIFLEGKAADFNSSDSDSEEISFCSRLSSSTEEERIQNHGSITVGSNKPNQASSQKADTSFQRIYYKEPEQFIDRLWDRHNLHVPQTTYSKMQDTIIISPQYLGRRDMYGRRLTSPERNRHTSAAVLSSTLDGIIETANSLKRTSEHMMQVISEDLTKANIQTSSRVTRSQHSI, from the exons ATGCTGACCAAACATGCTGAAGCTCAGAATCATATTGATCACCTTAGGTTTAATGCTAAG AAACTTCCAAGCTCAAATTCTCATAGAACAAACTTTGATATTAAAGGACAAGGCACTGGAATAAATTCTGAGCTGTCAACAATTCCACCTGTAACTGTTCCTGTGAAGCCCATGCTCAGTTTCTCAGAATCACCTCTTGCAG ACTTGCAGACTGGGGGAATGGTCTCACCCTTAGCTGATGCAAGAAAACCATCACCCATGAATCCTTTTTTGTTGCAAAAAGTAACAGAAGAAAGAAAGCTTTCTGAAATGTTAAAAGAACAGACAGAAGAGATGAAAGCAAAA GTGGAAACATTTTCTAAATGTATGACAGAAGGTGTATTGCCAGCAGAGGAACGCCATCAG CTTTTAAAGCTTTTAAAAGGGCAACTGGACCAACTGGAACAGAATTACTTAACCACAAAGGAGAAGCATTGTTCTCTACGACTTCAAAGCTATAAGTATTCCTCACCCAGCATTGTAGAATTTGATCCTGACAg GAAAGTAGAAGGAGAAATATTTAAGCTTGGAATGCTGCTCGAAGGTATCGGAGAGAATATTGATAAGACATGCAATCACCATTCCTCAACATTTGTAACATCACCTTCATTCACATCTCCCAAATCTGTATCTTATTCTTATTCAAACTGTTCTGAG AGTCCTGTCGTTTCCAGAAGTAGTCACTCTCCAGAAAAGACTGCTATggaagtaaatattaaaaatgagaaatatgGAGAGAATAGAAGTGATCATATGGAGGAGAAGAGATATCAGCAACCTAGTCAAGGTAGTGGAGGGCATCTCTTCCAGCCACA AAATTTAAGTTACTGGGAAATGAAATCTCCACCTTCAGCCAATCCCTGCAGTACAAACCATCCTGAATCTGCTCCAGTTGGTCCCAGCAGATCAAAAGAACAAG GACGTCCCACTTATCCCACTTATCCTTCAAATCAGTTTCTTGAAGAGTTGGGAAATTCGTCAAAggaacataatattattatacaccCTAGACTGAAAATACAGTTATCAAGTAGACCAACGTGTTCCTGTTCTTCCAATAG AAATAAAAAAGAGGACTACAGGAAAACAGACAGAGGAAAATCAGATTGTGAACAGTTCTCTATCTTCTTAGAAGGGAAAGCAGCAGATTTCAATTCATCAG ATAGTGATTCAGAAGAGATTTCATTCTGTAGCCGTCTCAGTTCAAGTACTGAAGAAGAAAGGATTCAAAATCATGGCTCAATTACAGTGGGTTCAAACAAACCAAACCAAG CTTCTTCACAAAAGGCAGATACCAGCTTTCAAAGAATTTATTATAAAGAACCAGAACAGTTTATAGACAGACTTTGGGACAG GCACAATCTACATGTTCCACAAACCACCTATTCAAAGATGCAGGACACCATTATCATTTCTCCACAGTATCTGGGTCGTAGGGATATGTATGGAAGGAGATTAACAAGTCCAGAGAGAAACAGGCACACAAGTGCTGCG GTACTCAGTTCCACTTTGGATGGCATTATCGAGACTGCAAACAGCTTGAAGAGAACTTCAGAACACATGATGCAAGTTATTTCAGAAGATTTAACCAAGGCCAACATTCAGACATCGTCACGTGTCACAAGGAGCCAGCACAGTATATGA